A window of Corallococcus macrosporus DSM 14697 contains these coding sequences:
- the gap gene encoding type I glyceraldehyde-3-phosphate dehydrogenase: MATRIAINGFGRIGRCILRAVLSRKEDLEIVAINDLDKPAALAHLFKYDSVHRTWPGTVKATEKGIVVDGKEITVTAEKDPTALPWKSLNVDVVLECTGRFTARDAAEKHLKAGAKKVIISAPAKGPDITIAYGINHNEYDPAKHHVISNASCTTNCLAPIAKVLVDNFGIEKGLMTTVHSYTNDQRILDLTHEDMRRARAAALSMIPTSTGAAKAIGEVIPQLKGKMHGLAVRVPTPNVSLVDLTVNTEKKVTAEAVIEAFRKAAEGPLKGVLEFSDALTVSVDYNGNPHSAIFDSTNCFVMGDNLLKVMAWYDNEWGFSNRMVDTAKFLVSKGV; this comes from the coding sequence ATGGCTACCCGCATTGCCATCAATGGCTTTGGCCGCATCGGTCGCTGCATCCTCCGCGCGGTGCTCAGCCGCAAGGAGGACCTCGAGATTGTCGCCATCAACGACCTCGACAAGCCCGCGGCGCTGGCGCACCTGTTCAAGTACGACTCCGTGCACCGCACCTGGCCGGGCACGGTGAAGGCGACGGAGAAGGGCATCGTGGTGGACGGCAAGGAGATCACCGTCACCGCGGAGAAGGACCCCACGGCGCTGCCCTGGAAGAGCCTCAACGTGGACGTGGTGCTGGAGTGCACCGGCCGCTTCACCGCGCGTGACGCGGCGGAGAAGCACCTGAAGGCGGGCGCGAAGAAGGTCATCATCTCCGCCCCCGCCAAGGGCCCGGACATCACCATCGCCTACGGCATCAACCACAACGAGTACGACCCCGCGAAGCACCACGTCATCTCGAACGCCTCGTGCACCACCAACTGCCTGGCGCCCATCGCCAAGGTGCTGGTGGACAACTTCGGCATCGAGAAGGGCCTGATGACCACGGTCCACAGCTACACCAACGACCAGCGCATCCTGGACCTCACTCACGAGGACATGCGCCGCGCCCGCGCCGCCGCGCTCTCCATGATTCCCACCAGCACCGGCGCCGCGAAGGCCATTGGTGAGGTGATTCCGCAGCTCAAGGGCAAGATGCACGGCCTGGCCGTCCGCGTCCCCACCCCGAACGTGTCCCTGGTGGACCTCACGGTGAACACCGAGAAGAAGGTCACCGCCGAGGCCGTCATCGAGGCCTTCCGCAAGGCCGCCGAGGGCCCGCTCAAGGGCGTGCTGGAGTTCAGCGACGCGCTGACGGTGTCGGTGGACTACAACGGCAACCCGCACTCGGCCATCTTCGACTCCACGAACTGCTTCGTGATGGGCGACAACCTGCTCAAGGTCATGGCCTGGTACGACAACGAGTGGGGCTTCTCCAACCGCATGGTGGACACGGCGAAGTTCCTCGTCTCCAAGGGCGTCTAG
- the tpiA gene encoding triose-phosphate isomerase, translated as MATARRRKIVAGNWKMNKTVPEALALVRELRGQVASQGDTVEVVVAPPFVALQPLHVALEGAPLALAGQNCHWESSGAFTGEISAPMLAELGCAYVIVGHSERRQYFGDTDEQVNKRAKAVRAAGMTPIICVGETLAERDANQTLAVVERQVRGALEGFEAKDVASFVLAYEPVWAIGTGRNATAAQAQEVHAAIRGLVERLYDGETAGRVRIQYGGSVKPDNAAELLGQPDVDGALVGGASLKAGDFAAIVQAAT; from the coding sequence ATGGCCACCGCGCGTCGCCGGAAGATCGTTGCTGGCAACTGGAAGATGAACAAGACGGTACCGGAGGCGCTGGCCCTGGTGCGTGAGCTGCGGGGGCAGGTGGCCTCACAGGGGGACACGGTGGAGGTGGTGGTGGCGCCGCCGTTCGTGGCGCTGCAGCCGCTCCATGTCGCGCTGGAAGGCGCGCCGCTGGCGCTGGCGGGGCAGAACTGCCACTGGGAGTCGTCCGGCGCCTTCACCGGGGAGATCTCCGCGCCCATGCTGGCGGAGCTGGGGTGCGCCTACGTCATCGTGGGCCACTCCGAGCGCCGGCAGTACTTCGGGGACACGGACGAGCAGGTGAACAAGCGGGCGAAGGCGGTCCGCGCGGCGGGCATGACGCCCATCATCTGCGTCGGTGAGACGCTGGCCGAGCGCGACGCGAACCAGACGCTGGCGGTGGTGGAGCGCCAGGTGCGCGGGGCGCTGGAGGGCTTCGAGGCCAAGGACGTGGCCAGCTTCGTGCTGGCCTACGAGCCGGTGTGGGCCATTGGCACCGGGCGCAACGCCACGGCGGCGCAGGCGCAGGAGGTCCACGCGGCGATCCGGGGCCTGGTCGAACGGCTGTACGACGGGGAGACCGCCGGCCGGGTGCGCATCCAGTACGGCGGCAGCGTGAAGCCGGACAACGCCGCGGAATTGCTGGGCCAACCGGACGTGGATGGGGCGCTTGTCGGGGGCGCGAGCCTCAAGGCGGGCGACTTCGCGGCCATCGTCCAGGCGGCCACTTAG
- a CDS encoding tyrosine-type recombinase/integrase translates to MDKNHKGRSTAVFTREEVETLLSDTGLPKDRRDLYALLFLTGMRIGEAVALRWNAWDASAQPLGRLRVSRAFHRKQRREKGVKTERSREVPVHPVLARVLDAWRQEGWKRKQGRPPTADDLGVPSRSGEHRRDPVVHAQILKDLELLGL, encoded by the coding sequence GTGGACAAAAATCACAAGGGGCGCTCCACTGCGGTCTTCACCCGCGAGGAGGTGGAGACCCTGCTCTCGGATACGGGCCTTCCGAAGGACCGGCGAGACCTCTACGCACTCCTTTTCCTCACCGGCATGCGCATCGGCGAGGCGGTAGCCCTGCGGTGGAACGCCTGGGACGCCTCGGCCCAGCCGCTGGGACGCCTCCGAGTATCCAGGGCCTTCCACCGCAAGCAGCGGCGGGAGAAGGGCGTGAAGACGGAGCGCTCCCGCGAGGTGCCGGTCCACCCCGTACTCGCCCGCGTCCTCGATGCGTGGCGCCAGGAGGGATGGAAGCGCAAGCAGGGGCGACCGCCTACGGCTGACGACCTCGGCGTGCCCTCCCGGAGTGGAGAGCACCGGCGCGACCCCGTCGTCCACGCGCAGATCCTGAAGGACCTCGAGTTGCTCGGCCTATGA
- the secG gene encoding preprotein translocase subunit SecG encodes MLTFVTIVHVLVCVFMIFVILLQPGKDAGMGSALGGGAATSAFGGRGAVTFLSKLTGVFAALFFFSSLGLSFVGLRSSVVAGGSVATPPAQTAPATPGDAAPATPGSMEQPRGEQSTPPVEGGGNPATNEAAPAAQEPAPAQ; translated from the coding sequence ATGCTGACCTTCGTCACGATCGTGCACGTCCTGGTGTGCGTGTTCATGATCTTCGTCATTCTGCTCCAGCCGGGTAAGGACGCCGGAATGGGCTCCGCGCTGGGCGGTGGTGCCGCCACGAGCGCCTTCGGCGGCCGAGGCGCGGTGACGTTCCTCAGCAAGCTGACCGGCGTCTTCGCAGCGCTCTTCTTCTTCAGCTCGCTCGGCCTGTCCTTCGTGGGGCTGCGCTCCTCGGTGGTGGCGGGTGGCTCGGTGGCCACGCCGCCGGCGCAGACGGCCCCGGCGACCCCGGGTGACGCGGCGCCGGCCACGCCGGGCAGCATGGAGCAGCCGCGCGGCGAGCAGTCGACCCCGCCCGTCGAGGGTGGCGGCAACCCGGCGACCAATGAGGCCGCTCCCGCGGCTCAGGAGCCGGCTCCCGCGCAGTAG
- a CDS encoding N-acetylmuramoyl-L-alanine amidase, with product MNAPSYPLRVRLGGALLALVLTSSLARAEPAAAHDHSLDEGACGLEPPGAWYVPMPGPRPHETRRLSAAEPPVVRREPRTSASGTKAGLPQTRQRVGALSGKVVYLSPGHGFTRSAPLSRWATQRPNTWAVVEDLISAEVLNQYLLPMLTGAGATVVPLREPDLNRHMAIVDDGQAGYAEDGAGFESSAQPGWATPPTPMGNGVEPFGLGTTRLMATARAATASATWTPELPAEGSYHVYVSYAADPSRAPDAHYVVKHAGGESHFRVNQRRHGGTWVLLGRFYFKAGQHPDSGAVVALNDTAEGGTVSLDAVRFGGGSGVIGDDAMAPLPRPRYEESARYHVQFSGAPFEVYAPSGANALSNERNADVTARPRFAAWLHEEGEDAVYLAWHTNASLSGSVSGTEAYVYGPNPVDGTLDFTGVPGSDVLAQALLDEFARDLRREVDPSWRVRNLRSANLGEVNPRHNDEMPSVLLEVAYHDNVTDSNRLKEPVFRRVAARAILQGLIKYYAARDGVPVVLPPEAPEAVAALNGSAGTVELRWAAPPANPDEEGRDAPTGYRVYQSADGLGWDDGTDEAGLSFRATLAPGTTRYFRVAAVSAGGEGFPSPTVGVRTPAGEEAAPVLVVNGFERLDAAQACAEALDNYDLAAPVRLLLETMNDGTYVRRHGAALAHAGLAFDSATRAAVAANLVTVGGPYRLVDWFTGRGGAGGAGPSREEQDALRGFVMQGGHLLLSGSHVTSALAVGSVEDQAFLADILRAAPGGAGSWPPPFSVEGLPGEWLAQLSGVGLDDGTRGGYAVGVTDVLMPASGGTRVLRYAGTGMAAGVASAPNGRVLLLGMPFEGIVSPVHRAGLLSSFLVQAGLLTEAPPPPAGESGAAGLLTACVTARGVDPHPPPEPEPEPEPEPHVVDVLPQFYPLGDAGCGCGAGGGTGTALWVLLGVIVQLRRARRRGDDAGR from the coding sequence GTGAATGCCCCTTCCTACCCTCTTCGTGTCCGTCTGGGTGGCGCACTTCTCGCGCTGGTGTTGACTTCCTCCCTGGCCCGCGCCGAACCCGCCGCCGCGCACGACCATTCGCTCGACGAGGGGGCGTGTGGCCTGGAGCCGCCGGGCGCGTGGTACGTGCCCATGCCCGGGCCCCGGCCACATGAGACACGCCGCCTGTCCGCCGCGGAGCCGCCCGTGGTCCGGCGTGAGCCGCGCACGAGCGCCTCGGGCACGAAGGCGGGCCTGCCGCAGACGCGCCAGCGCGTAGGCGCGCTCTCCGGCAAGGTGGTGTACCTGAGCCCCGGCCACGGCTTCACGCGCAGCGCGCCGCTGAGCCGCTGGGCCACGCAGCGGCCCAACACCTGGGCCGTGGTGGAGGACCTCATCTCCGCCGAGGTGCTCAACCAGTACCTGCTGCCCATGCTGACGGGCGCGGGCGCCACCGTGGTGCCCCTGCGCGAGCCGGACCTCAACCGGCACATGGCCATCGTCGACGACGGGCAGGCGGGCTACGCCGAGGACGGCGCCGGCTTCGAGTCCTCCGCGCAGCCGGGCTGGGCCACGCCGCCCACGCCCATGGGCAACGGGGTGGAGCCCTTCGGGCTGGGCACCACGCGGCTGATGGCCACCGCGCGCGCCGCCACCGCGAGCGCCACCTGGACGCCGGAGCTCCCCGCGGAGGGCAGCTACCACGTCTACGTCTCCTACGCGGCGGACCCCAGCCGCGCGCCGGACGCGCACTACGTGGTGAAGCACGCGGGCGGTGAGAGCCACTTCCGCGTCAACCAGCGCCGCCACGGCGGGACGTGGGTGCTGCTGGGGCGCTTCTACTTCAAGGCGGGGCAGCACCCGGACTCCGGCGCGGTGGTGGCGCTGAACGACACGGCGGAGGGCGGCACGGTGTCGCTGGACGCGGTGCGCTTCGGCGGGGGCAGCGGCGTCATCGGTGATGACGCCATGGCGCCCCTGCCGCGGCCCCGCTACGAGGAGTCCGCGCGCTACCACGTGCAGTTCAGCGGCGCGCCCTTCGAGGTGTACGCGCCCTCCGGTGCCAACGCGCTGTCCAACGAGCGCAACGCGGACGTCACCGCGCGCCCGCGCTTCGCCGCGTGGCTGCATGAGGAGGGCGAGGACGCGGTGTACCTGGCGTGGCACACCAACGCGTCCCTGTCGGGCAGCGTGTCCGGGACGGAGGCCTACGTGTACGGGCCCAACCCGGTGGACGGTACGCTCGACTTCACGGGTGTCCCAGGCAGCGACGTGCTGGCGCAAGCGCTGCTGGACGAGTTCGCGCGGGACCTGCGCCGCGAGGTGGACCCGAGCTGGCGGGTGCGCAACCTGCGCTCGGCGAACCTGGGCGAGGTGAACCCCAGGCACAACGACGAGATGCCGTCCGTGCTGCTGGAGGTCGCCTACCACGACAACGTCACCGATTCGAACCGGCTGAAGGAGCCGGTGTTCCGCCGGGTGGCCGCGCGCGCCATCCTCCAGGGCCTCATCAAGTACTACGCGGCCCGGGACGGCGTGCCCGTCGTCCTGCCGCCGGAGGCCCCGGAGGCGGTGGCCGCGCTCAACGGCAGCGCCGGGACGGTGGAGCTGCGCTGGGCGGCGCCGCCGGCCAACCCGGACGAGGAGGGCCGCGACGCGCCCACGGGCTACCGCGTGTACCAGAGCGCGGACGGGCTGGGCTGGGATGACGGCACGGACGAGGCGGGCCTGTCCTTCCGCGCCACGCTGGCGCCTGGCACCACGCGCTACTTCCGCGTGGCCGCGGTGAGCGCCGGCGGCGAGGGCTTCCCGTCCCCCACCGTGGGCGTGCGGACGCCGGCCGGCGAGGAGGCGGCGCCGGTGCTGGTGGTCAACGGCTTCGAGCGGCTGGACGCGGCCCAGGCCTGCGCCGAGGCCCTCGACAACTACGACCTGGCGGCGCCCGTGCGCCTGCTGCTGGAGACGATGAATGACGGCACCTATGTGCGTCGGCACGGCGCCGCGCTGGCGCACGCGGGCCTGGCCTTCGACAGCGCGACGCGCGCGGCGGTGGCGGCGAACCTGGTGACGGTGGGCGGGCCCTACCGGCTGGTGGACTGGTTCACCGGCCGGGGTGGGGCGGGGGGCGCCGGGCCCTCCCGCGAGGAGCAGGACGCCCTGCGCGGCTTCGTGATGCAGGGCGGGCACCTGCTCCTGTCGGGCAGCCACGTGACGTCCGCGCTGGCCGTGGGCTCGGTCGAGGACCAGGCCTTCCTGGCGGACATCCTCCGCGCGGCGCCGGGCGGCGCGGGCAGCTGGCCCCCTCCCTTCTCCGTGGAAGGCCTGCCGGGGGAGTGGCTGGCGCAGCTCTCCGGGGTGGGCCTGGATGACGGCACGCGGGGCGGCTACGCGGTGGGCGTCACGGACGTGCTGATGCCCGCGTCGGGGGGCACGCGGGTGCTGCGCTACGCGGGGACGGGCATGGCGGCGGGCGTGGCGTCCGCGCCCAACGGACGGGTGCTGCTGCTGGGCATGCCCTTCGAGGGCATCGTCAGTCCCGTGCATCGCGCCGGGCTCCTGTCCTCGTTCCTGGTGCAGGCGGGCCTGCTGACCGAAGCGCCCCCGCCGCCGGCCGGGGAATCCGGCGCGGCGGGCCTGCTCACCGCCTGCGTGACGGCGCGGGGCGTGGATCCGCACCCGCCGCCGGAGCCCGAGCCCGAGCCGGAGCCCGAGCCCCACGTCGTGGACGTGCTGCCGCAGTTCTATCCGCTGGGCGATGCTGGCTGTGGCTGCGGGGCGGGTGGGGGAACGGGCACCGCGCTCTGGGTGTTGCTCGGGGTGATTGTTCAGCTTCGGCGTGCGCGCCGTCGCGGGGATGACGCCGGGCGTTGA
- a CDS encoding transposase domain-containing protein, translating into MPDEEKVFAAQGRRTQGLALRRERRPCRARRPPLHPIPTARLHGLDPEAYLRDVLRVLAHWPHQRYLELAPKYWAATRARLLPAELDAEVGELTVPAPVAASPKEQASPR; encoded by the coding sequence GTGCCCGACGAAGAGAAAGTTTTTGCGGCCCAGGGCCGTCGGACGCAAGGCCTGGCTCTTCGTCGGGAGCGACGACCATGCCGAGCGCGCCGGCCACCTCTTCACCCTATCCCCACCGCGCGGCTGCACGGACTCGATCCGGAGGCCTATCTGCGCGACGTCCTGCGCGTGCTCGCCCACTGGCCCCACCAGCGCTACCTCGAGCTCGCCCCCAAGTACTGGGCCGCTACGCGCGCTCGCCTCCTCCCTGCCGAACTCGACGCCGAGGTGGGCGAACTCACCGTCCCGGCGCCGGTTGCGGCCTCGCCCAAAGAGCAGGCGTCGCCGCGCTGA
- a CDS encoding phosphoglycerate kinase, with translation MIRYIDDLQLTGKRVFIRVDFNVPLEGRRVTDDTRIREAMPTIRRALDMGGKVILASHLGRPKGPDPKLSLEPVAMRLAELLGGKHEVILTDDCVGDGVKKQVKELKDGQVVVLENLRFHKEEEANDETFARELASLADVYVNDAFGTAHRAHASTAGMVPFVKEKAAGFLMRKEIEYLGKVLKNPDKPFVAILGGSKVSDKIKVIESLLPKVDALLIGGAMAYTFLKAQGIEVGKSRVEGDKLSLATRLLEAAHRFKTPLVLPVDHIVGTEPTENSPAQETPDNAIPPDMMGLDIGPKTRAIYSQHIRDARTVVWNGPMGLFEVPKFAEGTRSVAAAMSINTQATTVIGGGDSAAAVEQMGFAAKMSHVSTGGGASLEFLEGRDLPGIKALETR, from the coding sequence ATGATCCGCTACATCGACGACCTGCAGCTGACCGGGAAGCGCGTCTTCATCCGCGTGGACTTCAACGTCCCGCTGGAAGGGCGGCGCGTGACCGACGACACCCGCATCCGCGAGGCGATGCCCACCATCCGGCGCGCGCTCGACATGGGCGGGAAGGTCATCCTGGCCTCCCACCTCGGCCGCCCCAAGGGGCCGGACCCGAAGCTGTCGCTGGAGCCCGTCGCCATGCGGCTCGCCGAGCTGCTCGGCGGCAAGCACGAGGTCATCCTCACCGACGACTGCGTCGGTGACGGCGTGAAGAAGCAGGTGAAGGAGCTCAAGGATGGCCAGGTGGTCGTCCTGGAGAACCTCCGCTTCCACAAGGAAGAGGAGGCCAACGACGAGACGTTCGCCCGCGAGCTGGCGTCGCTGGCGGACGTCTACGTGAATGACGCCTTCGGCACCGCCCACCGCGCCCACGCGTCCACCGCGGGCATGGTGCCCTTCGTGAAGGAGAAGGCGGCCGGCTTCCTGATGCGCAAGGAGATTGAGTACCTGGGCAAGGTGCTCAAGAACCCGGACAAGCCCTTCGTGGCCATCCTGGGTGGCTCCAAGGTGAGCGATAAAATCAAGGTCATCGAGAGCCTGCTGCCCAAGGTGGACGCGCTGCTCATCGGCGGCGCCATGGCGTACACCTTCCTGAAGGCGCAGGGCATCGAGGTGGGCAAGTCCCGCGTCGAGGGCGACAAGCTGTCGCTGGCCACGCGCCTGCTGGAGGCGGCGCACCGCTTCAAGACGCCGCTGGTGCTGCCGGTGGACCACATCGTGGGCACCGAGCCCACGGAGAACAGCCCCGCGCAGGAGACGCCGGACAACGCGATTCCGCCGGACATGATGGGCCTGGACATCGGGCCCAAGACGCGCGCCATCTACTCGCAGCACATCCGCGACGCGAGGACGGTGGTGTGGAACGGGCCCATGGGCCTGTTCGAGGTGCCCAAGTTCGCGGAGGGCACCCGCTCCGTCGCCGCGGCCATGTCCATCAACACGCAGGCGACCACCGTCATCGGCGGCGGGGACAGCGCGGCGGCCGTGGAGCAGATGGGCTTCGCCGCCAAGATGAGCCATGTGTCCACTGGTGGAGGTGCGTCCCTGGAATTCCTGGAAGGGCGCGACTTGCCGGGCATCAAGGCGCTGGAGACGCGGTAG